The genomic interval gtagctccttgtgggtggagaaacttcgccacaaccttgtacaaacacgctagatcacttgggcactaggagactctaattagggttaaccaccactaatttcgtcaactttaacCAAGCTTTCAGTGCTTAGTTATATAAGCTACggtttggaaaaccccgcctaccaatcgactgccaaaacatacagtcgactgcccttcgtggaaatttgaccgttgcagcccaacggctcgataccagcccTCTGTTCGCTCCCGACTGataaaaccaccagtcgactgctacagtactgctacagtaaaccctaattctaggattttaccccgagtacattaactcagcactcgttctcgcccgaccaacctagatctagccttctagcctcctccatcagccttgcgtccctcggatgcctccccatccttcacgtcttgccttctggagcttccatcggccttgtcattattgtcgggtcttcatttgccaagaggtcgcacctccgggacttcgtccattgccaagtcacacttagacttacgttgccaagactacatgcttggacttataccgccaagactcatccttggactttcctcctttgccaagatcacacttggacttttcttgttctacctgtatcctgcacactcataatgcatatcaaatataacaataaacctaacttaaacttttacccaaacatcaaaacctagggtacccatgTTGCTCCaacactttccttttttggattcaccaaggattataaaagatagggagggggtgccttcatgagacatacaacctattctattgtttctctcttccatccttggtggccggcccttcctcttctctttctcttcttctttgtggccggcggcttcatctcttgtggagcttttggtggccggttgcttgaaggtgaagaagtagagaaaggaggcattattttctagcatcccttggagcattgtggcggtggccgaaacttggaagcaaggaaggctttggtggatttcttcttggtagatcgtcgctcacacgacgtccaagagaaggagaggaatacaatagaagatcaagagatttttgttaacaaagaaaggtataactagttgtcttgttccgcatcatactagttttctttgtacggattttgaattaccaaacacaagaggctaatgattctaggcaattgaatttatgtttcgattttgtgtttcttttttttcgatcttgtgattcgattgttcttaatggttaaacctatggttactataaggaaattaaatattgaatttcgttgaaagactttgtctaggaaatggtggatgatctcatacccaagaaggcctagtgtctcgccatgtttaacttggaagccgatctttgaaataaatatttaatcaactttgtaacatgggtgtattcggatcaataatgttaagcatcatttgtgatccaagttaaaacttctaagaacagataagttgaatttggaatcaataatgttaagttctgtttgcgattccaaatttaatttctaaagcacacaatagattgttaggttgttaagttctgtacaaaatttttgtacaggggaaccagtacgatattccgagtagcaactaacaacaTGGACTTGAGATGAATGAGTTTTACTTTAGCtgatatttttgataaaattttaacaccTTAGGAGAAGCCGAAATATACATCATTGAACTTCTTGCAATCTCAAAAATTCATAAGACCTAAAATGGTTGCAatttgaggtctctaggtcgatcagtagattttgacaaaaaaatccactaatggacctaagCAGGTCCAATTTGACTCATTTCATGTCTTGTGAATTTCTAAGGCTGCAAGGAGTCCAACAATACATCCATTGTATATTTTGACTTCTCCAtagatattaaaatattatcaaaaaatcaatTAAACCTTAACCCCCGTGAGCTTGGTATGAAAAAATATCAGGCAtgacgtgggcttgatatgaataAGTTTTACTTTAGTTGATTTTTTTGCTAAAATTTTAACACATCCAAAGAAGCCGAAATATGTAATGGACTGTACCATTGGATTCCTTGCAAGTTGCAACCTCAAAAATTCATAGGACCCACAATGGTTACAATTTGAGGTCTCTTTGTCGATAAGTAGATTTTGAcgaaaacccactgatggaccaaGATAGGTCCAATTGGACCATTTTCAGGTCCTGTGAATTTTTGAGGTTATAAGGAGTCTAATGGTATCGTCTATTGTATATTTTGGCTTTCtggaggtgttaaaatgttatcaGAAAAATTAGCTAAACCTTAACCCCCATGAGCTTGATATAAATTATATCAAGCTCATGCTGGGCCTGATGAtatttatatcaggcccaacataggCTTAAGGTGGATTTGATATAAATGAGTTTTACTTTAgctaattttttttgataaaattttaatacttCAGAGAaatcaaaatatgcaatggaTAACACTATTAGACTCTTTACACCTTAAAAATCCACAGAACCTAAAATGATTAAAATCTGAGGTCTATAGGTTGATTAATAGGTTTTGACGAAAATCTACTGATGGACCTTGACATgtccgattggacccatttcaagtTTTGTGTATTTTTAAGGTCACAAGGAATCCAACGGTACCATCTATTATATATTTCAACTTCTTTGAAGATGttaaaatttatcataaaaatcAGTTAAATCCTAACCCCCATGGGTCAACTTCTCCGAAggtattttctttcttttctccaaAGGGGTTACATTTTTCGACCATAATTGGTTGTGATCCTTCTCTAGGTTCACCGTCCCTTCCGGATTATAGTTTGGGTCGGGGTGGGTAGCCGGATGTCACTCGGAGGCCACCCCTAACTCGACACTAGACTACCTGGCCACTTGCCCACTGTCAGTGTCCCGATTCAAACTATAATCTGGGGAGGATAATAAATtcagaaaaaaaataacaattaattACGATCAAATTGTGAGTATCATCTTACTATACTTATAAGTAGTCcattttttaatctatttttttcttgTCAAGAGGATTTATCCTCCTGATATTGAATTAAATGTATAtatgcattaaaaaaaaaacaagaaggaaagagaagagaaattgggaaaaACAAATAACAGAGAGAAATGATGGAGAGGTAGAATACTAAGAGTCCTTTGATAAATAGATATGCTTTTTGATCCATTCACAAATCTCAGTGCGCCATTGATAAATTGTAATTTTTACTGACAGAAGGATAGAGTTTTAATTTAGTTCTCTTGTTTGCAATATTACCTTCGCTAATTTCTTAATAAATGTATTATAACTACTGTTCGAAGACATTAAGAAAAAGATTTGGATATTTTCTGAAATGACAAATAGGCCCTTAAATGTACTTTTGTAAAAACATCTAGATATTTAATGCAATATTAAATAGATACTTTAATGATTTTGCAAACAAGGTCCAGATATTATTTGAAATTGTAAATACACCGTTCTAAAGTACTTTTATAAAAGGTCCGGGCGTTTGTTTGCAAAAACATCTGAATAGTTTCACAAAAACATCTGGATATTTTTGAAATCACAAATAGACACTTAAATGCATTGTAGCAAAAAAGTTTGGATATTTTCTGAAATTTCAAATAGACCATTTATTGTGCTTTTGCAAAAAGGGACTAAAATTTTCTAGAATCACATAGGCActctaatataattttataaaaaacttagatacaaatgtagagatatttttataaatatggTAGAAAGCACGTGAAATTAGGACAGGATCACGGCAATGGGAGCTCCGGGAGCCCAAGGACTTTATTTTTAACTCTTCCAATCTAGTCAACTTAGCAGTTGACTTTAAActaatttcataatttattttttttatataatttgaaaatagacTGTGGAAGATTTGAGTGAGTATAATCatcttaatattaaaaaaaacctttattttttaatttttttattaattgtttttatttttttgttaaaaaatagaATGTAAAAATATAATTTAGTCTTTAATATTATTCCATGTTAtaggtttaaattttttaaaaatgtaattatatataatgtaaaatataaaagagatgaaaaatatatataataaaaatatgaaCTCATATAATAAAAGATTATTTTAATAGTAGAGAGATAtatgagattttttatttttggcatGATGCTAATATTGAGGAGTGAGATTGAGAAAGCTAAGAACTCTTGATGCTCTTAGGGCATCTACCATGATTAAATCTCTGAATTAGATTCTTTTAACTACCATATCaatatcacatcaaaaatataaaaacatattatttttcctacaaTAAAAAAATCTCCCTATAACTTTTTTAAGTCCCACGTAACAAATTATATACCACCCTATATTACAAATCCAGTTCAGATCTCCTGATCTATAATTTCTGATCCTCTCTTGGTTTCTATACACATCAGATGctatttttttattgaatttattcaaaaaaaaaagtgaatatttAAAATGCCCCAATTTCATACCTAAattatgatttattattatttttttaccttATAACTGTAtttaatgagattttttttttctttttcagagATCAAAGTGGGGAAAAATCCTCATTAAATACATTTCTATggtaaaaaatactaaaaaaaaatcataatttacaTACGGAATTGAtgtattttagatttttaaaaggaCTAAGAATTATAGACCAAAAaatctaaactaaataaataataatataatattactttatcattaattatgAATTCCATTTCAAGAGATAAAGCacagatttaaatttttattactaTTCTTAAACTCAACTTCAAACCTCACCTTTACCGTCATTCAAacttttttattaaacttttttaattttataaactgACGACCTTCCATCGTAGATACTCATAATTTTACTGATAGGTTTGTCGATACACCTGCCAGCGTCAACGATCTCTGAATGGAATTGCACGCATTACTTTGTATGATGTACATGATTGAATCCGCACATCGAAACCGAATTTCAATTTTCATCTCTTTTCTGATGCAGCAAACAGGATTTTCAATGACATTATTGCAGAAAATGTGGACCCCTTCTGCTTGCTGCTATTCTTCAAGCAGTTATAGGATAGCTCCGTGTTTGGTGTCTCGGCTAATTTTCGAGAACAGCAGTTAATGGGAGATTTACGGGCCCGCTCTTTCGTTATAAATAAACGAGGTCTGCTTCAGTTAAAGGAATCGTCCGCCACGCGCTAGGGTTTCCGCAGTGCCCAAGGATTTCCTCAGAGCCAAGCAAGATCTTGGGGTACGGATCCTCTCTCTCTCAAATTTCCTCCCTAATTTTATAAGATGCTTTCATTCTTTGATATCCTCGTGATCTCTTTTTTGTCATTCTTTCGCACAAATTCGAATCACTTCGGTGTTGGATCTAGGGATTTTTATGTTGGTGACAAAGGTGATTATTGAGGCTTTTTGCATGCGCCGTTAGTATTGATTGATTGGCTAATTGATCTCAGTTGGTCTGCCAGGAAAGATGAATATTTCTTCTGTGATAGTTCTGTTCGTCAAGACATTGGGTTAATTTAGTAACTTATTTGCAGCAATTAAATTGATCCCCTCGCCGCTGCTATTTTCGTAGCTTGTTGTCTATATGAGATTGGATTAAATTTTACTATCTATCCGCACCTTCTCCGGCTTTCTGACATTTTGTATGCCAAAAATTTCCATTACCCATTTTTTCCATTAGATTGGCGGCACTTTCATGTTATTTGATATGAGGTTATTTTACAGTGACACTTTTCCTAGAAgataaaaactcaatttaaaaGCAATGGCTGGACGCAGAAACAATAATGGGAAAAGATCTTACTCTCACTCTGATCATTCTGAAAATGGAGGAAGCAAGAGAAGAAATCCCGGTGATGAAAGAGACACCTACATTCCTGGGCATGAGGATACTGTTTTCCGTTATTTATGTCCAGGAAAGAAAATAGGAAGCATCATTGGGAGAGGTGGCGAGATTGTGAAGCAACTGAGATCTGATACACAAGCTAAGATTAGAATTGGGGAGACTGTACGTGGTTGTGATGAGCGTGTCATTGCCATTTTTAGCACAAGGGAGGAAACCAATATATTTGAAGATAGTGATGACAAAATGTGTCCTGCTCAAGATGCTCTATTCAAGGTCCATGAGCGACTTGTTACTGATGAGGTAGTGGCCGAAGAAGATAGTGATGGAGATAGTCCTCAAGTtactgctcgacttcttgtgcctTCTGATCAGATTGGTAGTATCATTGGGAAAGGAGGACAAATCATTCAAGGAATTCGTAGCGATACTGGTGCTCAAGTCCGCATTCTTAAGAATGATCGCCTCCCAGCTTGTGCCATTAGTGGTGATGAGCTACTCCAGGTATTCAAATCAGCCTATCATTTCAACTGTAAGCATTTAATCATGACATGGTTGCCTAAGATGTACTATCCACTTTAGGTAAGAATGATGATTAGGATGTTCTTGCTTCTTAATCATAGAGCTTTCCTATGTGTTATATAGTTCTGTTTTTCAGGGAGCTTTTTATTTATCATGGTGGTCGGCAGTAGATGTTCATTTGTCAACTGTGTACTGGTTTCCGTATGCCACTGCCATCCTCAAATGCTATATTTATAAACTAACTTTGGATGCTTTTCAGCATTGTCGagtcctcttataaatgttttctCCATGCCTGTGTGATGCaatagtatttttttaataatcgGTTACATAGGTTATTTGTTCTCCTCCTTGATTAAAGCACATAAAAAGCTGTGAGCCAGTATGTATGATGAATTTGAGTTAAGTTTAAGCTTATGTACTTTATCTTGTTTGGAAACAGATCAGTGGAGAAGCATCAGTTGTGAAGAAGGCTCTTCTTCAAGTTTCATCACGTCTCCATGATAATCCATCTCGTTCACACCACCTTCTATTTGCCGGTTCACCATCAGTGTTCCCTGGTGCTAGTCAGTTTGGAGTCTCAAGCAATGCTGGCCCATTAATTGGTATTGGCCCCTTGGTAGGCTCTTATAGAGGTTATAAAGGAGAAGCACCTGTAGATTGGCTTTACCCACCTTCAAGAGATGAAGGTGCTGCAAAGGAGTTCAGCTTACGTCTTCTCTGTCCTGCTGCAAACATTGGAAGTGTAATAGGAAAGAATGGTGTGATCATTAACCAAATAAGGCAGGAATCTGGAGCTTCTATTAAAGTAGATAGTAACTCTGTTGAAGATGACTGCATAATCACAATTTCTGCTAAAGAGGTCCAACATCTTTTTTTGCATGCATGCCCTAGCTTGTTTGTGTATTCTCATATAGTTATTTTTTTCCTTATGCTTATTAGTTCTCTCCTGATATTTGTATTTTAGTTCTTCGATGATCCAATCTCTCTCGCAATAGATGCTGCAGTTCGCTTGCAGCCGCGTTGTAGTGAAAAAAGTGAAAAAGAATCAGGTGAATTTTCATATACCACCCGCCTTCTGGTATCCACTTTGCAGATTGGTTGCCTGATTGGTAAAGCTGGATCAATCATTTCTGAGATGAGGAGGGCTACAAGAGCCAACATACGTGTGCTTTCAAAAGAAAATGTTCCGAAAGTTGCTTCTGAAGATGATGAGATGGTTCAGGTAagctattattattttttatttccccACGTGTTTTTCGTAATTTCTGCACATTCTGTTAATGTGCCATTATACTGGTTTTATACAGATTAGTGGAGAGATTGACATTGCAAGAGATGCACTTGTCCATGTGACAACTCGTCTAAAAGCCAATTTATTTGAAAGGGATAGTACATCAGCTGCACATGGTTCTTCTGCTCCTCACCATCGTTTTCCAGTTGATGCTTCTGATGGTCCAAAATATCATGGAGGCAGGGATAGTAAATCACATGGTCATGGGTTTTCATATTCTGGTGGATATGGTACTTCCCGTAATTTGCTACCGTCTGATACTTATGCAGGCTATGGCAGTTCGCAAGTATGTTTTTCCCACTTCAAATATCTTGATACcttaatttataataattatcTCTATCTATATTCTATTCATGTTTTGTTTGGTCAATCTGCATGTTAGCTTTCTGAAATTCCACTAATGATTTGTAGCTACCTTCAGGGTGGTGGTAGCAATTATAGTTCATATGATGGATACTCTTCACGTTATGGAAACATTGGGTAAcagtttatttgtttttttttcttatttcattCACAGTTTTTAAATGTTTGCCATTAATGCTTTGCAAGGAACCTTATGGTTGGAGGTTTATAGAGATTATTAAAATATGTCCATTCAGGATCATTGAAAACCTAAAACACCTTTTTTAGTATTACCCCAACTAATTTAGTTTGGACTGTAGCAATCAGTAATTTTGGAGTTATCATTTAGATGAGTAAAAATTTGATGATCTGCGGATAAGGTCATGGATGTTCTGAATGTTGGAAAAAATAAGAATTTCTGGGTGTCTTAGATTGTTATTTATAACAGTCGTGGGTTGATGGTTTTGCTAGAATTCGACTGTAGAATGGGGGTCATCATAGGTTTTTTTTGCTTTGAAATATTTGTGGAGCTTACAAACGCTACGGAAGAAAAGGTTGTGTACTATTGTATTGAAGTAAGGTAGATTGCTTATTGCCCTAGAGTTATATTGGTACACAGGGAGAAAATAAAGAGGAAATGTAGAAAGCAATATCAGAACTCTGATGTGGCAGTTAAATTCTGTATCTAGcacgaagagaaaaaaaataaaaatgcaagGTCATGTACAATTTCCTAGTCAAACTTAAACtctatctgttttttttttactatgtTTTACGTTTTATAAGAGAATATGGTGGCTTTGCACTTTTTATCCCGTTTGAAATCTCATACCATTAGCATGTGCTGGTTTAGATAAAGGCCAACATAAATCGCCAGAATATTGGCAGTTGTGTGTATGCCACCTGCTGCCTTACTCCAGTACAAGGCAATCTATTGTCTTTTGTCTTCTGTATGCAGTTTCTAGGCTGTGGGGTTTTATTCTAAGAATGGGTAGTTTTAGTCAAATTTGTTTTCTTTGCAATAGAGAGATGATTGCTTGATAAATTAGTTGACAATTATAATGTGGATATGTGACATGGTCATCACAAATAACTTATTAGTATGTAAAGGGCTCCAATTATGGGAAGCTTCAGACTCTTCTGCAGCAATCAATTGAGAAAAGAGACGATTCAAATCGGAATCCTAACTTTTGGCCATGGTATTTGCAATGATTATTTGACATTTCGGTATTGTAACGAAAAATGAATTTGTAATTATGAGAGCCAACAATGTGTGAATCTAATAGATTAAGTTTCAGAATATTCTATTACAATTAATTGAGAAAGTTCCCTGAGAGTTGCCTAGTAGTGTTTAAATGTCAATAAATTATCAGAATCTTGGAACATTTGGTTAGCAGAGAAAGTAATGTACTATGGATGGAAGAGGGGAGACCATGGATAACACTTGGTAAATGGCACCATGCCTTGTTATACTAGAATTGTGAGTTTAGTTGGCATCCGACACTCAACAATATGCCAAAGTAACACATATCATTATGCCATGGCAGTAGGTCTTTGGTAGAAAAACAAGTAAAACTTTAGCTATTGTGAAGGTAAACAATGAACTCGAAAATTTGGCAGTACTTAGATTTGGCTCATCATTTTTGGATTATTCCACCAGTTCATGCTGTACTTATTATCTGATGGTAGACAACGTTGATTTTATCTATATAATAGTTTAAGTCTCCTCAAAGCTTGCACTAAGCACAAGGGTAGGTTACATCTCAACAGTTGTCATTTTGCCAATTAAATAGTGTTTCCATATGATTTTCAGGTCTGAGTCCTTGTTCTGATACTTAGTTTCATATGCCTTCCATTATTGTGCATGT from Zingiber officinale cultivar Zhangliang chromosome 6B, Zo_v1.1, whole genome shotgun sequence carries:
- the LOC121988770 gene encoding KH domain-containing protein At4g18375-like, whose translation is MAGRRNNNGKRSYSHSDHSENGGSKRRNPGDERDTYIPGHEDTVFRYLCPGKKIGSIIGRGGEIVKQLRSDTQAKIRIGETVRGCDERVIAIFSTREETNIFEDSDDKMCPAQDALFKVHERLVTDEVVAEEDSDGDSPQVTARLLVPSDQIGSIIGKGGQIIQGIRSDTGAQVRILKNDRLPACAISGDELLQISGEASVVKKALLQVSSRLHDNPSRSHHLLFAGSPSVFPGASQFGVSSNAGPLIGIGPLVGSYRGYKGEAPVDWLYPPSRDEGAAKEFSLRLLCPAANIGSVIGKNGVIINQIRQESGASIKVDSNSVEDDCIITISAKEFFDDPISLAIDAAVRLQPRCSEKSEKESGEFSYTTRLLVSTLQIGCLIGKAGSIISEMRRATRANIRVLSKENVPKVASEDDEMVQISGEIDIARDALVHVTTRLKANLFERDSTSAAHGSSAPHHRFPVDASDGPKYHGGRDSKSHGHGFSYSGGYGTSRNLLPSDTYAGYGSSQGGGSNYSSYDGYSSRYGNIGLSGPNRSHGKHHDY